Proteins encoded within one genomic window of Triticum aestivum cultivar Chinese Spring chromosome 2D, IWGSC CS RefSeq v2.1, whole genome shotgun sequence:
- the LOC543291 gene encoding oxygen-evolving enhancer protein 1, chloroplastic: MAASLQAAATLMPAKIGGRASSARPSSHVARAFGVDAGARITCSLQSDIREVASKCADAAKMAGFALATSALLVSGASAEGAPKRLTFDEIQSKTYMEVKGTGTANQCPTIDGGVDSFPFKAGKYEMKKFCLEPTSFTVKAEGIQKNEPPAFQKTKLMTRLTYTLDEMEGPLEVGADGTLKFEEKDGIDYAAVTVQLPGGERVPFLFTVKQLVATGKPESFSGPFLVPSYRGSSFLDPKGRGGSTGYDNAVALPAGGRGDEEELAKENVKNASSSTGNITLSVTKSKPETGEVIGVFESVQPSDTDLGAKAPKDVKIQGVWYAQLESN, from the exons ATGGCAGCGTCTCTCCAAGCCGCGGCCACGCTGATGCCGGCCAAGATCGGCGGCCGGGCCTCCTCCGCGCGACCGTCGTCGCACGTCGCCCGGGCGTTCGGCGTCGACGCTGGCGCCAGGATCACCTGCTCCCTGCAGTCCGACATCAGGGAGGTCGCAAGCAAGTGCGCCGACGCCGCCAAGATGGCCGGCTTCGCCCTCGCCACCTCTGCCCTCCTCGTCTCC GGCGCGAGCGCGGAGGGGGCGCCCAAGAGGCTGACCTTCGACGAGATCCAGAGCAAGACCTACATGGAGGTGAAGGGTACCGGCACCGCGAACCAGTGCCCGACCATCGACGGCGGCGTCGACTCCTTCCCCTTCAAGGCCGGCAAGTACGAGATGAAGAAGTTCTGCCTGGAGCCCACCTCCTTCACCGTCAAGGCCGAGGGCATCCAGAAGAACGAGCCGCCGGCCTTCCAGAAGACCAAGCTCATGACCCGTCTCACCTACACCCTTGACGAGATGGAAGGCCCGCTCGAGGTCGGCGCCGACGGCACCCTCAAGTTCGAGGAGAAGGACGGCATCGACTACGCGGCCGTCACCGTGCAGCTCCCCGGAGGCGAGCGCGTGCCCTTCCTCTTCACCGTCAAGCAGCTCGTCGCCACCGGCAAGCCCGAGAGCTTCAGCGGGCCCTTCCTCGTGCCCAGCTACAGGGGTTCGTCTTTCCTCGACCCAAAGGGCCGTGGTGGCTCTACTGGCTACGACAACGCCGTGGCGCTACCCGCCGGAGGCAGAGGAGACGAGGAGGAGTTGGCCAAGGAGAACGTGAAGAACGCGTCCTCCTCCACGGGCAACATCACGCTCAGCGTCACCAAGAGCAAGCCGGAGACCGGCGAGGTGATCGGCGTCTTCGAGAGCGTGCAGCCGTCAGACACCGACCTCGGCGCCAAGGCGCCCAAGGATGTCAAGATCCAGGGTGTGTGGTACGCGCAGCTCGAGTCTAACTAG